A stretch of the Pseudopipra pipra isolate bDixPip1 chromosome 11, bDixPip1.hap1, whole genome shotgun sequence genome encodes the following:
- the NDUFAF3 gene encoding NADH dehydrogenase [ubiquinone] 1 alpha subcomplex assembly factor 3 isoform X2, with the protein MYQRTRVTVLEPESPNIMFIEGYSNRGFTISGNVVVGPCAVLPRSILQWNVGSHRDVSHESLSLFRLLEPHIEILVLGTGDRVERLHSGMLKQMRECGIAVEVQDTPNACATFNFLVSEKRIVAAGLIPPQGTYQGM; encoded by the exons ATGTACCAGAGAACGCGGGTGACGGTGCTGGAGCCGGAGTCCCCCAACATCATGTTCATCGAGGGCTACAGCAACCGCGGCTTCACCATCAGCGGGAACGTGGTGGTGGGGCCCTGCGCCGTCCTGCCCCGCAGCATCCTCCAGTGGAAC GTTGGCTCCCACCGGGACGTCTCGCACGAGAGCCTGTCGCTGTTCCGGCTGCTGGAGCCCCACATCG AGATCCTGGTGCTGGGCACGGGGGACAGGGTGGAGCGGCTCCACTCTGGCATGCTGAAGCAGATGCGGGAGTGCGGGATCGCTGTGGAGGTACAGGACACG CCAAATGCATGTGCAACCTTCAACTTCCTAGTGAGTGAAAAGCGTATTGTGGCTGCTGGGCTCATCCCTCCACAGGGCACCTACCAGGGGATGTAG
- the P4HTM gene encoding transmembrane prolyl 4-hydroxylase, whose protein sequence is MAAAEARAEGPPLPGPPGGRPRPVCSRPYFLVLMVFAHLYVLNVLGLLLFVHLSAGEPGGPPAAPAPPPPPPARALPRLEGIKVGHTQRVELVPGRAHNVRTLSLKPLLFEIPDFLTEEECKLIVHLAKLKGLQKSQILPTDDYEEAMEMIEISQMDIFNLLDHNQDGQLQLKEVLTHTRLGNGRWMTPENIREMYTAVKADPDGNGVLSLEEFKQLNIRDFHKYMGSQKVKMSDLVRNSQHTWLYQGEGAHQVMRAIRQRVMRLTRLPPEIVEHSEPLQVVRYDQGGHYHAHMDSGPVFPETACSHTKLVANESAPFETSCRYVTVLFYLNNVTGGGETVFPIADNRTYEEMSLIQNDVDLRDTRKNCDKGNLRVKPQQGTAVFWYNYLSDGEGWVGELDDFALHGGCLVTQGTKWIANNWINVDPNRRRQQQFQQEMERYAGADAGTGAGAPGEWTVDKAYSGVHLEL, encoded by the exons aTGGCGGCGGCGGAGGCGCGGGCCGAGGGTCCCCCGCTGCCCGGCCCGCCGGGGGGCCGCCCGCGGCCCGTCTGCTCCCGGCCCTACTTCCTCGTCCTCATGGTCTTCGCGCACCTCTACGTGCTCAacgtgctggggctgctgctcttcGTGCACCTCAGCGCCGGCGAGCCCGGCgggccgcccgccgcccccgcgccgccgccaccgccgcccgcccgcgcccTCCCGCGCCTCGAGGGCATCAAG GTGGGCCACACGCAGCGGGTGGAGCTGGTGCCCGGCAGGGCCCACAATGTGCGCACCCTGAGCCTCAAGCCGCTGCTCTTCG AAATTCCCGACTTCCTGACAGAGGAGGAGTGCAAGCTCATCGTCCATCTTGCAAAGCTGAAGGGGCTGCAGAAGAGCCAGATCTTACCAACAGATGACTATGAGGAAGCCATGGAAATGATTGAAATCAGCCAGATGGACATTTTCAATCTCCTGGACCATAATCAGgatgggcagctgcagctcaaaGAG GTGTTGACCCACACTCGGCTTGGGAACGGCAGGTGGATGACCCCTGAAAACATCCGTGAGATGTACACAGCAGTCAAGGCTGATCCTGATGGGAATG GTGTGCTGAGTTTGGAGGAGTTCAAACAGTTGAATATCCGTGATTTCCATAAGTACATGGGAAGCCAGAAGGTGAAGATGAGTGACCTGGTGCGCAACAGCCAGCACACCTGGCTGTACCAGGGCGAGGGGGCACACCAGGTCATGAGAGCCATACGCCAAAG GGTGATGCGCCTGACTCGCTTGCCCCCCGAGATCGTGGAGCACAGCGAGCCCCTCCAGGTTGTGCGGTACGACCAGGGAGGGCACTACCATGCCCACATGGACAGTGGCCCTGTGTTCCCTGAGACTGCCTGCAGCCACACAAAGCTCGTCGCCAACGAGAGCGCTCCTTTTGAGACCTCCTGCCG GTATGTGACTGTGCTGTTCTACCTGAACAATGTGACTGGGGGAGGCGAGACAGTCTTTCCTATTGCTGATAACAGGACGTACGAAGAGATG TCTTTGATCCAGAACGATGTTGACCTGCGAGATACTCGGAAAAACTGCGACAAGGGCAATTTGCGAGTGAAACCTCAGCAAGGCACTGCTGTCTTCTGGTACAACTACCTGTCTGACGGAGAAG GCTGGGTGGGGGAGCTGGATGACTTCGCCCTGCACGGAGGCTGCCTGGTCACCCAAGGCACAAAGTGGATCGCCAACAACTGGATCAATGTCGACCCTAACCGCCGGCGGcagcagcagttccagcaggagatggagcGCTATGCAGGGGCCGATGCGGGGACCGGGGCCGGAGCCCCGGGCGAGTGGACAGTGGACAAGGCCTACAGCGGGGTGCACTTGGAGCTGTAG
- the NDUFAF3 gene encoding NADH dehydrogenase [ubiquinone] 1 alpha subcomplex assembly factor 3 isoform X1 yields MAAAVLRLLGPVARRAPGRAPCRGHRLTPADDEMYQRTRVTVLEPESPNIMFIEGYSNRGFTISGNVVVGPCAVLPRSILQWNVGSHRDVSHESLSLFRLLEPHIEILVLGTGDRVERLHSGMLKQMRECGIAVEVQDTPNACATFNFLVSEKRIVAAGLIPPQGTYQGM; encoded by the exons ATGGCGGCGGCGGTGCTGCGGCTGCTCGGGCCGGTGGCGCGGCGGGCGCCGGGCAG GGCGCCGTGCCGCGGTCACCGGCTCACGCCGGCGGACGACGAGATGTACCAGAGAACGCGGGTGACGGTGCTGGAGCCGGAGTCCCCCAACATCATGTTCATCGAGGGCTACAGCAACCGCGGCTTCACCATCAGCGGGAACGTGGTGGTGGGGCCCTGCGCCGTCCTGCCCCGCAGCATCCTCCAGTGGAAC GTTGGCTCCCACCGGGACGTCTCGCACGAGAGCCTGTCGCTGTTCCGGCTGCTGGAGCCCCACATCG AGATCCTGGTGCTGGGCACGGGGGACAGGGTGGAGCGGCTCCACTCTGGCATGCTGAAGCAGATGCGGGAGTGCGGGATCGCTGTGGAGGTACAGGACACG CCAAATGCATGTGCAACCTTCAACTTCCTAGTGAGTGAAAAGCGTATTGTGGCTGCTGGGCTCATCCCTCCACAGGGCACCTACCAGGGGATGTAG
- the LOC135420219 gene encoding secreted frizzled-related protein 5-like has protein sequence MVTAHRRHPSRVGGPWLLGLMVWLLLWGSPGAWASYLRRSSSCMPIPHRMALCYDIGYSEMRIPNLLEHETMTEVIQQSSSWLPLLARECHPDARIFLCSLFAPICLDRLIYPCRSLCEAVKRSCAPVMACYGYPWPEILNCNKFPADHELCIAAVSMDENASSRRTVPRASCKDCELEEASTAREILESLCANDFAVKIRILRKNTTTSISDFDLDPSRVEVLKHGPLLRTEIPSRLQQWLDIDATCAHNIMRGTHAGVFVVSGEVQSDKVVVNKAYAWQKRNRNLHQAVRRWKHHRCPEQAGRKV, from the exons ATGGTCACAGCCCACCGCAGGCACCCCTCGAGGGTGGGTGGCCCATGGCTGCTGGGTCTCATGgtgtggctgctgctctggggctcTCCGGGAGCCTGGGCGAGCTACCTGAGGAGATCCTCCAGCTGCATGCCCATCCCACACCGCATGGCCTTGTGCTACGATATCGGCTACTCCGAGATGAGGATCCCCAACCTGCTGGAGCATGAGACCATGACAGAAGTCATCCAGCAGTCTTCCAGCTGGCTGCCCTTGCTGGCCAGGGAGTGCCACCCAGATGCAAGGattttcctctgctccctctttGCACCAATCTGCTTGGACAG gCTCATCTACCCCTGCCGCAGCCTCTGCGAAGCCGTCAAGAGAAGCTGCGCGCCCGTCATGGCTTGTTATGGCTACCCCTGGCCTGAAATCCTGAACTGCAACAAGTTCCCTGCAGATCATGAGCTGTGCATTGCAGCAGTCTCCATGGATGAAAATGCCTCCAGCAGGAGAA CAGTGCCCCGAGCCAGCTGCAAGGACTGCGAGCTCGAGGaggccagcactgccagggagatCCTGGAAAGCCTCTGTGCCAATGATTTTG CAGTGAAAATCCGGATCCTGAGGAAGAACACAACCACGAGTATCTCGGACTTTGACCTGGACCCTTCCAGGGTGGAGGTGCTGAAGCATGGCCCACTCCTCAGGACTGAAATCCCCTCCAGGCTCCAGCAGTGGCTGGACATTGATGCCACCTGCGCCCACAACATCATGAGGGGCACTCATGCTGGGGTCTTTGTTGTAAGTGGCGAGGTACAGAGTGACAAGGTGGTGGTGAACAAGGCCTATGCCTGGCAGAAGAGGAACAGGAACCTACACCAGGCGGTGCGGAGGTGGAAACATCACCGCTGCCCTGAGCAGGCGGGACGGAAGGTCTGA
- the WDR6 gene encoding tRNA (34-2'-O)-methyltransferase regulator WDR6 translates to MAFSRAVRGGGAADHVRGGAASRANKACRDWRRLRVLWGRGRAARPMGGWRGRGGAAKMESVALVAPVTALEFAGDALLAGTGPEVVAFRLSGGGTAARRSVLREASVQGLRAEPGRGPAARVAVFGGRWLAVVAVRRGGPGGGPLLALCGGGAARELGARVWEARWAPGGRLALALGGGAVALYEWRGGGRWLRRASCGGAGALRCAVLAGTGWERLALAAGTAAGAVVMWRAAAAAAPRRELRGHRGAVLALCYAAARGLLASASEDRSVRLWAVGDLGGGDGDGACLLVCYGHGARVAAVVLRGPLPVSAGEDGACLEWGVSGDVRRERRGHRGALRALALRPAGGRLATGGDDGGVRLWRPRRAAPAAVAALGAPERPRAVVLAGPRRVLVLGEAGGLAAFEVAQGRWAPVLPAPAAGGTRAVLAAAPLPGGDEALCALAGGDGRLLLFVLSSPGTAASLRLFEGAVLSLSWAPRPGLPSATAATLLASGPEGEMLWLDVAHRPGQAPFVRLMGRYLLPPCKQRWHTCAAFLPQGELLVCGDRRGSLLLFPCSSSSRRDAESTGIANSVADSVGEDSSSELELSYLSHKGVLPLESPLSVLFGLHGKTGVTSVTCHKGYIYSTGRDGVYRQLHLRDQQLEVLRKHRPCKGLQWIEELRFTPDGDLLVLGFHADNFVVWSSRTSENLHCIPCGGGHRSWSYCSSPWAEVFAFIKSGDVMLYCCEAEPCEQQVLLASLHGREITCVRRLGAMEVPGHATLNVLVTGSEDTTACVLALSERSRAAVPLARLSDHISSVRTLALASPTGPGDKGFGEEGLSALLFSAGGRAQIECYRLLCAGDPESAVESLESAVACQVIHVASHRLDEHWERKKNRHKLVKMDPETRYMCLSVVPGTSTKQLLTPWKFLAAACSDGSVRVFGLLEAARNLVLVAESFHHQRCVLKVEAFLHTGTGGERTHLLCSAATDGSIAFWDITSPITDATAALHRAEGEMQPLALGVPLLTIMAHSCGVNSLHVSKVTEGQYLVASGSDDGSIHICLLEVALGRGEAAAGTCLQILERVSRPCAHAAHVTGIRVLRPDLLLSASVDQRLTLWRRGPGGLVPLSTTFFHVPDLAELDCWEVAEAGGELRYYCVLCGQGLEMLCGTAPSEPSPLEAPQEWGRCATHPSPCLSWEGALPITVAPSLHTDVSPPEGMGMLGSFRGSTAAYGVLKASGLRGEGRCDPSWRGL, encoded by the exons ATGGCCTTTTCCCGCGCTGTgcgggggggcggggctgcggaCCACgtgcgcggcggggccgcgtCGCGCGCCAATAAAGCGTGCAGAGATTGGCGCCGCCTCCGCGTGCTctgggggcggggccgcgcggctCGGCCAATGGGCGGCTGGCGGGGCCGTGGGGGTGCCGCCAAGATGGAGTCGGTGGCGCTGGTGGCGCCGGTGACGGCGCTGGAGTTCGCGGGGGACGCGCTGCTGGCGG GCACGGGCCCGGAGGTGGTGGCGTTCCGGCTGAGTGGAGGCGGGACGGCGGCGCGGAGGAGCGTGCTGCGTGAGGCCAGCGTGCAGGGGCTGCGGGCCGAGCCGGGCCGCGGGCCGGCGGCGCGGGTGGCGGTGTTCGGCGGGCGCTGGCTGGCCGTGGTGGCGGTGCGGAGAggggggccgggcggggggccGCTCCTGGCGCTgtgcggcggcggggccgcgcgggaGCTCGGGGCGCGCGTGTGGGAGGCGCGATGGGCACCGGGCGGGCGGCTGGCGCTGGCGCTGGGCGGGGGGGCCGTGGCGCTGTACGAGTGGCGGGGCGGTGGGCGCTGGCTGAGGCGGGCGAgctgcggcggggccggggcgctgCGCTGCGCCGTGCTGGCCGGGACGGGCTGGGAGCGCCTGGCACTGGCGGCCGGCACGGCGGCGGGGGCCGTGGTGATGTggcgggcggcggccgcggcggccccgcggcgggaaCTGCGCGGGCACCGGGGCGCGGTGCTGGCGCTCTGCTacgcggcggcgcgggggctGCTCGCCTCCGCCTCTGAGGACCGCAGCGTGCGGCTCTGGGCCGTGGGCGATCTGGGCGGCGGTGATGGGGACGGTGCCTGCCTGCTGGTGTGTTACGGGCACGGGGCGCGGGTGGCCGCCGTGGTGCTCCGGGGACCGCTCCCGGTCAGCGCGGGGGAGGACGGTGCCTGCCTGGAGTGGGGAGTCAGCGGCGATgtgcggcgggagcggcgcgggcACCGCGGGGCCCTGCGTGCCCTGGCCCTGCGCCCTGCCGGCGGCCGGCTGGCCACGGGCGGCGACGACGGCGGCGTCCGGCTCTggcggccccggcgggcggCGCCGGCGGCTGTGGCGGCGCTGGGGGCCCCGGAGCGGCCGCGGGCTGTGGTGctggcggggccgcggcgggtgctggtgctgggcgAGGCGGGCGGGCTGGCGGCGTTCGAGGTGGCTCAGGGGCGCTGGGCGCCGGTGctgcccgcccccgccgccggcgGGACCCGCGCCGTGCTGGCGGCCGCCCCGCTGCCCGGCGGGGACGAGGCGCTCTGCGCCCTGGCCGGCGGCGACGGGCGCCTCCTTCTCTTCGTCCTGAGCAGCCCCGGGACCGCCGCCTCGCTCAGGCTGTTCGAGGGAGCTGTGCTcagcctgagctgggccccCCGCCCCGGGCTGCCCTCCGCCACCGCTGCCACCCTCCTGGCCTCCGGTCCCGAAGGGGAGATGCTCTGGCTGGACGTCGCGCACCGCCCCGGGCAAGCACCCTTCGTGCGGCTCATGGGACGGTACCTGCTGCCCCCCTGCAAGCAGCGCTGGCACACCTGCGCTGccttcctgccccagggagAGCTCCTGGTCTGCGGTGACCGCCggggctccctcctcctcttcccttgcAGCAGCTCCTCGAGGCGGGATGCAGAAAGCACCGGCATTGCCAATAGTGTCGCTGACTCGGTCGGTGAGGACTCTAGCAGCGAGTTGGAGCTGTCTTACTTGTCACACAAAGGGGTCCTTCCCCTTGAGTCCCCGTTGTCCGTGCTCTTTGGGCTCCACGGGAAGACAGGGGTTACCTCGGTGACCTGCCACAAGGGCTACATTTACAGCACTGGCCGTGACGGTGTCTACCGCCAGCTCCACCTGCGGGACCAGCAGCTGGAGGTTCTGCGGAAGCACAGGCCCTGCAAAGGGCTGCAGTGGATCGAGGAGCTGCGCTTCACCCCAGACGGGGACCTGCTCGTGCTGGGCTTTCACGCTGACAACTTTGTGGTGTGGAGCAGCAGGACTAGCGAGAACCTCCACTGCATCCCCTGTGGGGGTGGGCACCGCTCCTGGAGCTactgcagcagcccctgggctgaGGTCTTTGCCTTCATCAAGTCTGGGGATGTGATGCTGTACTGCTGTGAGGCCGAGCCCTGTgagcagcaggtgctgctggcaTCCCTGCACGGGCGGGAGATCACCTGTGTACGGCGTCTGGGGGCCATGGAGGTGCCTGGCCATGCCACCCTTAACGTGCTGGTCACCGGCAGCGAGGACACCACGGCCTGTGTCCTGGCACTCAGTGAGCGCTCTCGGGCAGCCGTGCCCCTCGCTCGCCTCAGTGACCACATTTCCAGTGTGAGGACGCTGGCACTGGCCAGCCCCACGGGACCTGGAGACAAGGGCTTTGGTGAGGAGGGCTTGTCTGCCCTGCTCTTCTCTGCGGGTGGCCGGGCACAGATCGAGTGCTACCGgctgctgtgtgctggggacCCAGAGAGTGCTGTGGAGAGCCTGGAGAGCGCTGTGGCCTGCCAGGTCATCCATGTGGCCTCCCACCGGCTGGACGAGCACTGGGAGCGGAAGAAGAACAGGCACAAGCTCGTCAAGATGGACCCGGAGACAAG GTACATGTGCCTCTCTGTTGTACCTGGCACCAGCACCAAGCAGCTGCTGACACCCTGGAAgttcctggctgctgcctgcagtgatGGATCAGTCCG GGTCTTCGGGCTGCTGGAGGCTGCTCGGAATTTGGTGCTGGTGGCAGAGTCATTTCACCACCAGCGCTGTGTGCTGAAGGTGGAGGCGTTCCtgcacacagggacaggaggggagag GACGCACCTCCTGTGCAGTGCAGCCACTGACGGCAGCATCGCCTTCTGGGACATCACCAGCCCCATCACGGATGCAACAGCTGCCCTGCACCGAGCGGAGGGGGAGATGCAGCCCCTGG ccctgggtgtcCCACTGCTCACCATCATGGCCCACAGCTGCGGTGTGAACAGCCTCCACGTCAGCAAGGTGACAGAGGGACAGTACTTGGTGGCCAGTGGCAGTGATGATGGCTCCATCCACATCTGCCTGCTGGAGGTGGCCCTGGGCAGGGGCGAGGCCGCAGCAGGGACCTGCCTGCAGATCCTGGAGCGAGTGTCCAGGCCCTGTGCCCATGCTGCCCACGTCACGGGTATCCGGGTGCTGCGGCCGGACCTGCTGCTCTCGGCCTCGGTGGATCAGCGCCTGACGCTgtggcggcggggcccgggggggctGGTCCCCCTCAGCACCACCTTCTTCCACGTGCCTGACCTGGCTGAGCTGGACTgctgggaggtggcagaggctgggggggaaCTGCGGTACTACTGCGTGCTCTGTGGGCAGggcctggagatgctgtgcGGCACAGCCCCCTCTGAGCCCTCGCCACTAGAGGCTCCCCAGGAATGGGGCAGGTGTGCAAcacatcccagtccctgcctgtCTTGGGAGGGCGCTCTGCCCATCACTGTAGCCCCCAGCCTCCACACTGATGTGTCCCCTCCTGAGGGGATGGGCATGCTTGGCTCCTTCAGGGGCAGCACAGCTGCATATGGGGTGCTCAAGGCCAGTGGTCTCAGGGGTGAAGGCAGATGTGACCCCTCCTGGAGGGGCCTGTGA
- the DALRD3 gene encoding LOW QUALITY PROTEIN: DALR anticodon-binding domain-containing protein 3 (The sequence of the model RefSeq protein was modified relative to this genomic sequence to represent the inferred CDS: substituted 1 base at 1 genomic stop codon) — translation MAAAAARHTGHGGHTPAPPTWPPRPSILPVTNMAARERRAQHGGRQRELRGRGVVMSLPVRRGGSAGRAPMEAGEGRPGVAATLRALNEALGRPGALWVKESGARNLRHRDFLAPRAALGAAFPGGXVPPEAVSAVPSLRGPAVLPLWGCRDTPAGLAVQVRRPEAFQRLLTPLPGSALPAAGAQEGPVVLHCSALRGPGALQPRHLRPVLLADHLAQLLRAQGVGVRLVPALTREGSSEVLRQLRIDWPSGSGGSSFPEAVSALKAALGRAPCNTACEQGSGTATLPEGVIGKVHLKSFVEQQGLVGYDPNLDVLLVTEGMLRSLAELQQAVQQCLAEGQSSCCSIIHVVNCEEEFQQQQLDLLWRILDPGAHTASQKHLVCGPVKVTNPSSPIRADQYFQLRKRQMYEASVMKYGELAQDEAWREVIDTLTAAAIRFEMLSTAHRSQITLDLENSSISTKGTKSGAFVMYNCARLATLFDSFQRAVERGTYPPLPPASELNFSCLREEGEWLLLFNYLLPFPEVLEQAAQLPTPSKGIRITANTETVCKFLIQLSMDFSSYYNRVHVLGEPFPHLFDQMFARLRLLGAVRDVFHSALATLHLPPLSQI, via the exons ATggcggccgccgccgctcgcCACACCGGTCATGGCGGCCACACACCCGCTCCCCCAACATGGCCGCCCCGCCCGTCCATCCTGCCCGTGACCAACATGGCCGCCCGGGAACGCCGCGCCCAACATGGCGGCCGCCAGAGGGAACTGAGAGGGCGAGGGGTGGTGATGTCACTTCCAGTCCGCCGCGGCGGGAGTGCCGGCCGGGCCCCCATGGAAGCGGGCGAGGGCAGGCCGGGGGTAGCGGCAACGCTGCGGGCGCTGAACGAGGCGCTGGGGCGGCCCGGCGCGCTCTGGGTGAAGGAGAGCGGCGCCCGCAACCTGCGGCACCGGGACTTCCTGGCGCCGCGGGCCGCGCTGGGCGCCGCCTTTCCCGGTGGATAG GTGCCCCCCGAGGCCGTGTCGGCGGTGCCGTCTCTGCGGGGCCCTGCGGTGCTGCCGCTGTGGGGCTGCCGGGACACGCCGGCGGGGCTGGCGGTACAGGTGCGGCGCCCTGAGGCCTTCCAGCGCCTGCTGACCCCCCTGCCCGGCTCAGCCCTCCCCGCGGCGGGGGCGCAGGAGGGCCCCGTGGTGCTGCATTGTTCGGCCCTGCGCGGCCCCGGCGCTCTGCAGCCGCGCCACCTCCGCCCGGTCCTGCTCGCCGACcacctggcacagctgctgcgCGCCCAGGG GGTCGGCGTGCGCCTGGTCCCTGCCCTCACCCGGGAGGGCAGCTCGGAGGTCCTGCGACAGCTCCGCATCGACTGGCCCTCCGGCTCCGGTGGTTCGTCCTTCCCTGAGGCTGTCTCGGCCTTGAAGGCAGCGCTGGGCCGGGCTCCCTGTAACACAGCCTGTGAGCAGGGGTCGGGCACGGCCACGCTGCCCGAGGGTGTCATCGGTAAAGTGCACCTGAAGAGCTTCgtggagcagcagggcttggtggGCTATGACCCCAACCTGGATGTGCTTCTTG TGACAGAGGGGATGCTGAGGtccctggctgagctgcagcaagCTGTTCAGCAGTGCCTG GCTGAGGGCCAGAGTAGCTGCTGCAGCATCATACATGTGGTGAACTGTGAGGAGgaattccagcagcagcagctggatctGCTCTGGAGAATTTTGGACCCGGGAGCCCACACAGCCTCGCAG AAACACCTTGTCTGTGGGCCAGTGAAGGTGACCAACCCCTCATCGCCCATCAGGGCGGACCAGTACTTCCA GCTCCGAAAGCGCCAGATGTACGAAGCCTCAGTGATGAAGTATGGGGAGCTTGCACAAG ATGAGGCCTGGAGGGAGGTGATTGATACCCTGACAGCGGCTGCCATCAGGTTTGAGATGCTGAGCACTGCTCACCGGAGCCAG ATCACCCTGGACCTGGAGAACAGCAGCATCTCCACGAAGGGAACCAAGAGCGGTGCCTTTGTGATGTACAACTGTGCCCGCCTGGCCACGCTCTTCGACAGCTTCCAGCGGGCTGTGGAGCGGG GGACATACCCACCTCTGCCACCAGCATCCGAACTGAACTTCTCCTGCCTCCGAGAAGAA GGTGAATGGCTCCTGCTCTTCAACTATCTCTTGCCCTTTCCTGAAGTCCTggagcaggcagcacagctgcccACACCCTCCAAGGGGATCCGGATCACAGCCAACACAGAGACA GTATGCAAGTTCCTGATCCAGCTCAGCATGGATTTCAGCTCCTACTACAACCGGGTGCACGTCCTGGGG GAGCCATTCCCTCACCTCTTTGACCAGATGTTTGCCCGCCTCCGGCTGCTGGGAGCAGTGAGGGATGTGTTCCACAGCGCGCTGGCCACTCTGCACCTCCCTCCTCTCAGCCAGATCTGA